One region of Limnothrix sp. FACHB-406 genomic DNA includes:
- a CDS encoding tetratricopeptide repeat protein, whose protein sequence is MKFFIRRAADFFDWHSGVYELTDDQQTLDTRAQQLSIEGDYNKFLSWSPEQQIEYMTQLENLLEEPSLAQSRRINLLFKLGNLSLAANYLDIAVGAYDQAVEIEPNFYEAWNNRGIALLKLERYEAAIGSYNRAVKIKPDYHDAWNNRGNALGRLERYEEAISSYQEALTIKPDFYEAWNNMGWALGNLGRYDAAVASYDRALAIKPDYQEAQNSRRWALGNLGRLDATSGSYESALPFAPNSSQSNQPTETKKALPPGNLSRPISNLGQQTPTLDPYDQAISLGLDDHELWFKRGVVLFNRGWYGEVLASFDKALQFKPDKHEAWYNRGVVLFNLGRHEEALASFDKALQFKPDKHEAWYNRGTTLGRLKRYEEAISSFDKALQFKPDKHEAWYNRGNALKDLGQYEEAISSFDKALQFKPDQHEAWYNRGNVLKDLGRHEEAIPSFDKALQFKPGLHEAWHNRGTSLFNLGQYEEALASFDKALQFKPDKHKAWYARGLVLQSLQRYEEAIDSYGQALEFIVPTL, encoded by the coding sequence TTGAAGTTTTTTATTCGCCGAGCTGCTGATTTCTTTGACTGGCACTCGGGGGTTTATGAGCTGACTGATGATCAACAAACACTCGATACCAGAGCGCAGCAACTTTCCATTGAAGGAGACTACAACAAGTTTTTGAGTTGGTCGCCTGAGCAGCAGATCGAATATATGACTCAACTGGAAAACTTGCTAGAAGAACCTAGTTTGGCTCAGTCGCGCCGTATTAATTTGCTCTTTAAGCTAGGCAATTTGTCCTTGGCAGCCAATTATCTTGATATTGCGGTTGGAGCCTATGACCAGGCAGTGGAAATTGAACCGAATTTCTATGAAGCTTGGAATAATCGGGGGATTGCGCTCCTGAAGCTTGAACGCTATGAAGCGGCGATCGGTAGCTACAATCGGGCGGTCAAAATCAAACCCGACTACCACGATGCTTGGAATAACCGTGGCAATGCCTTAGGCCGGCTCGAACGCTATGAAGAGGCGATATCGAGCTATCAAGAAGCACTAACAATCAAGCCTGATTTTTATGAGGCTTGGAATAATATGGGTTGGGCGCTGGGCAACCTGGGGCGATATGACGCGGCGGTTGCTAGTTATGATCGAGCGCTGGCGATCAAACCTGACTATCAAGAAGCTCAAAATAGTCGTCGCTGGGCGCTGGGAAATTTGGGCAGGCTTGATGCAACTTCTGGTAGCTATGAATCGGCGCTGCCATTTGCCCCCAACTCATCCCAATCCAATCAACCCACTGAAACGAAGAAAGCTTTACCACCTGGTAACCTAAGCCGACCCATCAGCAACCTTGGGCAACAAACTCCAACACTCGACCCCTACGATCAGGCGATTTCCCTTGGTCTTGATGATCACGAGCTTTGGTTTAAGCGAGGCGTTGTGCTGTTTAATCGCGGGTGGTATGGAGAGGTGCTTGCTAGTTTTGATAAAGCCCTACAATTCAAACCTGATAAACACGAAGCTTGGTACAACCGAGGCGTTGTGCTGTTTAATCTCGGGCGGCATGAAGAGGCACTCGCCAGTTTTGACAAAGCCCTACAATTCAAACCTGATAAACACGAAGCTTGGTATAACCGAGGCACTACACTGGGAAGACTCAAGCGGTATGAAGAGGCGATCTCCAGCTTTGACAAAGCCCTCCAATTCAAACCTGACAAACACGAAGCTTGGTACAACCGAGGCAATGCGCTGAAGGATCTCGGGCAGTACGAAGAGGCGATCTCCAGTTTTGACAAAGCTCTCCAATTCAAACCCGACCAACACGAAGCCTGGTACAACCGAGGCAATGTGCTGAAGGATCTCGGGCGGCATGAAGAGGCGATCCCCAGTTTTGACAAAGCTCTCCAATTCAAACCTGGTTTGCATGAAGCCTGGCACAATCGAGGTACTTCGCTGTTCAATCTTGGGCAATATGAAGAGGCGCTGGCCAGTTTTGACAAAGCCCTCCAATTCAAACCTGACAAACACAAAGCCTGGTATGCCCGAGGCCTTGTACTGCAGAGTCTCCAGCGGTATGAAGAGGCGATCGATAGCTACGGCCAAGCTCTCGAATTCATCGTGCCCACGCTCTGA
- a CDS encoding Uma2 family endonuclease, whose protein sequence is MTIATSPQTWTDQDWMTLPREGHRYELVNGQVVDMGHAGMEHGYLACVLVAALMNWVRSRRLGAVCDSSTAFTLGNGNRRSPDIAFIDRSRLQGLSRPPRGYFEGAPDLVVEILSPGNTVDEMHQKIVEYFAHGTRLLWKIDPNERCILVYHGPEPDRLLRVGDLLEGEDVVSGFAFPVAELFEPWDF, encoded by the coding sequence ATGACCATTGCCACAAGCCCTCAAACCTGGACGGATCAGGATTGGATGACCTTACCCAGGGAGGGGCATCGCTACGAGTTGGTGAACGGTCAGGTCGTGGATATGGGCCATGCGGGGATGGAGCATGGCTATTTGGCCTGCGTTTTGGTGGCGGCGCTGATGAATTGGGTGCGATCGCGCCGTTTGGGAGCGGTTTGTGATTCGAGCACGGCGTTTACCTTGGGCAATGGCAACCGACGATCACCCGATATTGCCTTTATCGATCGATCTCGGTTGCAGGGTCTCAGCCGCCCGCCCCGAGGCTATTTTGAGGGTGCGCCGGATTTGGTGGTGGAGATTCTGTCACCGGGCAACACGGTGGACGAAATGCACCAAAAAATCGTGGAATATTTTGCCCACGGGACGCGCTTGCTGTGGAAGATTGACCCAAATGAGCGCTGCATTTTGGTCTATCACGGCCCGGAACCCGATCGCCTGTTGCGGGTTGGCGATTTGTTGGAGGGGGAGGATGTGGTGAGCGGGTTTGCGTTTCCGGTGGCGGAGCTATTTGAACCGTGGGATTTTTGA
- a CDS encoding Uma2 family endonuclease, with product MIAQPTTTTITPGIQPPPIDYPDSDGQPIADNTKQFHWIQKIYMNLAAIFTNDPQVFVAGDLLWYPVEGDNKTRQAPDVMVAFGVPKGDRGSYKQWCENNIAPQVVFEILSPGNRFGEVLKKRAFYDTYGVEEYYIYDPDRHDLSILVRSERGDLQLRDDRPDDWVSPRLGIRFQMGEDSLTLFRPDGQPFSTLAEEIQRTKQERDRAEEEHQRAEQERERAEQERDRADRLAARLRELGIDPEAIG from the coding sequence ATGATTGCCCAACCCACCACCACGACGATCACGCCAGGGATTCAGCCCCCACCGATCGACTATCCCGACAGCGACGGCCAGCCGATCGCGGACAACACGAAACAGTTTCATTGGATCCAAAAGATCTACATGAACCTTGCCGCCATCTTTACCAACGATCCGCAAGTTTTTGTGGCGGGCGATCTGCTCTGGTATCCGGTGGAAGGGGACAACAAAACCCGCCAAGCGCCCGATGTGATGGTGGCGTTTGGGGTTCCCAAGGGCGATCGGGGTTCCTACAAGCAGTGGTGTGAAAACAACATCGCGCCCCAAGTGGTATTTGAGATTTTGTCGCCGGGAAATCGCTTTGGGGAAGTGCTGAAAAAGCGGGCTTTTTATGACACCTACGGCGTTGAGGAATATTACATCTACGATCCCGATCGCCATGATTTGAGCATTTTGGTGCGATCGGAACGGGGCGATTTGCAGCTCCGGGACGATCGCCCGGACGATTGGGTGAGTCCCCGGCTCGGCATTCGGTTCCAAATGGGCGAAGACAGCCTCACCCTGTTTCGGCCGGACGGTCAGCCCTTTTCGACCCTGGCGGAAGAAATCCAGCGCACCAAGCAAGAGCGCGATCGGGCTGAGGAAGAGCATCAACGCGCCGAGCAAGAACGGGAACGGGCTGAACAGGAGCGCGATCGAGCCGATCGCCTGGCGGCCCGGCTGCGGGAGTTGGGTATTGATCCCGAGGCGATCGGGTAG